In the Sus scrofa isolate TJ Tabasco breed Duroc chromosome 7, Sscrofa11.1, whole genome shotgun sequence genome, one interval contains:
- the MDC1 gene encoding mediator of DNA damage checkpoint protein 1 isoform X7, with product MEDTQVINWEAEEEEVEEGPSEPLGCNLQPVGQLRIFSSSYGPEKDFPLYLGKNVVGRMPECSVALPFSSISKQHAVIEILAWNKAPVLRDCGSLNGTQILRPPKVLGPGVSHRLRNRELILFADLPCQYHRLDVPPPLVSRGPLTVEETPRGQGGTQPHRLLLAEDSEEEVDSLSERCVVKGPKTSLTTVIPESDEEGPSPAPDGPGPPFAFNLNSDTDEEESQQPGAGEAPSAAETEQPKPVTTEIQLIKDQCPVKEKHKDARVKRAASNGVVPVGAILERSQPAGEDSDTDVDEGSGLPRRPAGAHSERAQPCGFIDSDTDAEEEGIPATPAVVPVKKRQIFHEVGTESPQAPGVAHAQESPAGSDTDIEEGEAPRTVPLDSSRASMMIDSNMDDEEEVSAALTLARLRESQAVPWNRDAGAGDHRAQPVALLDQSQASAGRDSDTDMEEEGLPLEKRGSLPKGPADKAHPEKSQPPLRGSDVKVEEDERSPGVHPGRSQASATVDAITQVEEKAPPRPAVTLSEKHQVPVAWTPQTDVEAEGDPAKLPVVHPAEARPPPAGGHEPDVEKNTSLAASAGADVRKSQLLAEGDAGTEWAVAILEQDRALGAGAQSVSARAQVGQDLPLVSREHLADVAVDTGAPGEATQTQREGTQALTERERELNVDRTIDSGDNRDDSEDLDLQATQCFVEGENQSPEAVPSMEDEPTQAFPSTLPQEPGPSCCSFQASGTLDEPWELLATQPFCPRESEASEIQPVDTHLEARGLCPSPPRAALPEQHPESPEPLGSQGGGRQTVEKATGTPRETAEGPTPERGPLERATKEPPSEGERGGMGEEGLPRGTQDREEKQVLAGVTQRQESDRTVKSTSTDGGLESLQVEIETPKEMQENEIEKQTLARDMLEREAEKPVAERESEAGGPEVKVPEAVQDRGPLRAEAEGTSQDQKGQASNLTPEPGAGVGYLQGLASAPAAPRSQAGGGGEAPVSPRRQQRGDLNCKMPPAEKSGGDQESPEACLPPEPPEASAPLQNPLPSQSPKHPAPQSRLSPPPPPLEQSTPRTRPPQSQESPEPPFSSELDPPNPEPKVRPQGSPPLSPIPLEAHPTSPTDQAGSPEPTSRAARGGTHRSFEVTPMSVVPTALELQSSTSADQPVVPKPTLRAPWGRTHRSSVKTPEPNIPTAPELQPSTPTDQPVAPEPLSRATRGRTPRASVKTSEPVVPAAPEPQPSTPTDQPVVPKPTLRAPRGRTHRSSVKTPEPNIPTAPELRPSTPTDQPVAPEPLSRATRGRTPRASVKSPEQNVPTAPEHPQPSTPTDQPVTPKPTSRATRGRAHRSSVKTPAASEPLPSASTDQPITPKPTSRGRAHRSSAKTPELQPPTSTGQPVTPRPTSQATRGRTHRSSIKTPEPVVPTDPEPQPSTPTDQPITPELTSAATRGRTRRSTVKTPEPVVPTDPEPQPSTPTDQPITPKPTSWATRGQAHRSSVKTPEPHVPTDPKPQPSTPTDQPVTPKPTSRATRGRARKSSVKTPEPVVPTAAEPQPSASTDQPITPKPTSRGRAHRSSAKTPELQPPTSTGQPVTPRPTSGATQGRTHRSSAKTSQAVEPTAPVLEPPSPIGQPVTPKVIAEGGQNRILRSSRVGAVPGPTPPELQCPVPAEQPVPPEPIPRASCSRRPRATRKRESLTAHVGPDPCSAPPEPNSRSSRTQSLSTTPEPTLPQLPEAPAHAPQIPKVEAAGRPGFTLEPQPKATQKRKRPLAPADSPPLPKRLQRGEVPPKTVILEEEENPTARPGREEDAVIPEPGKRKRDQTEEEPRGVPSRSLRRTKPAQESTAPRVLFTGVVDARGERAVLALGGSLASSVAEASHLVTDRIRRTVKFLCALGRGIPILSLDWLHQSRKAGCFLPPDEYVVTDPEQEKNFGFSLREALSRARERKLLEGYEIHVTPGVQPPPPQMGEIISCCGGTVLPSMPRSYKPQRVVITCSQDFPRCSVPFRLGLPVLSPEFLLTGVLKQEAKPEAFVLSTLEMASA from the exons ATGGAGGACACCCAGGTTATTAACTGGGAGGCTGAAGAAGAGGAGGTTGAAGAGGGACCCAGTGAACCTTTGGGGTGTAACTTGCAGCCCGTAGGGCAACTGCGTATCTTCAGTAGTTCCTATGGACCAGAAAAAG ATTTCCCACTCTACCTTGGGAAGAACGTGGTGGGCCGAATGCCCGAGTGCTCTGTGGCCCTGCCTTTTTCATCCATCTCCAAACAACATGCAGTGATTGAAATCTTGGCCTGGAACAAGGCGCCTGTCCTCCGCGACTGTGGGAGCCTCAATGGCACTCAGATCCTGAGGCCTCCCAAGGTCCTGGGCCCTGGGGTGAGTCATCGTTTGAGGAACCGGGAGTTGATTCTCTTTGCTGACTTGCCCTGCCAGTACCATCGCTTGGATGTCCCCCCGCCCTTGGTCTCTCGGGGCCCTCTAACTGTAGAGGAGACACCCAGGGGACAGGGAGGAACTCAACCGCACAGGCTTCTGTTGGCTGAGGACTCAGAGGAGGAAGTAG ATTCTCTTTCTGAAAGGTGTGTGGTGAAAGGACCAAAGACTTCTTTGACAACAGTGATTCCAGAGAG TGATGAAGAGGGGCCTTCCCCCGCCCCAGATGGCCCTGGACCACCTTTTGCCTTCAACTTGAACAGTGACACGGATGAGGAAGAAAGTCAGCAACCAGGAGCAGGAGAGGCTCCCTCAGCTGCAGAGACAGAACAGCCTAAACCTGTCACAACCGAAATCCAGCTCATAAAGGACCAGTGTCCAGTGAAGGAGAAGCACAAGGACGCAAGAGTTAAGAGGGCTGCCAGCAATGGGGTGGTTCCAGTTGGGGCGATTCTGGAGAGGAGCCAGCCTGCTGGGGAGGACAGTGACACAGATGTGGATGAGGGGAGTGGGCTTCCACGGAGGCCAGCTGGAGCCCATTCAGAAAGGGCCCAGCCTTGTGGCTTCATAGACAGTGATACTGATGCGGAAGAAGAGGGGATCCCCGCCACCCCAGCAGTAGTTCCCGTGAAGAAGAGGCAGATCTTCCATGAAGTTGGGACAGAGAGCCCCCAGGCACCTGGCGTGGCACATGCACAGGAGAGCCCGGCTGGTAGTGATACAGATATAGAGGAGGGAGAGGCCCCCCGGACGGTCCCTCTGGACAGCAGCCGAGCCTCCATGATGATcgacagcaacatggatgacgaGGAAGAAGTCTCAGCGGCGCTCACTCTGGCACGTCTGAGAGAGAGCCAGGCTGTTCCATGGAACAGAGATGCAGGTGCAGGAGACCACAGGGCCCAACCTGTGGCCCTTCTGGATCAAAGCCAGGCCTCTGCTGGGAGAGACAGTGACACAGACATGGAAGAAGAGGGGCTCCCCCTAGAAAAGAGAGGAAGTCTCCCCAAGGGTCCTGCAGACAAGGCCCATCCAGAAAAGAGCCAGCCTCCTCTCAGGGGCAGTGACGTGAAGGTGGAGGAAGATGAGCGCTCACCTGGAGTCCACCCAGGGAGAAGCCAAGCCTCTGCCACTGTGGACGCCATCACCCAAGTGGAGGAGAAAGCCCCACCAAGGCCAGCTGTTACACTTTCAGAGAAGCATCAGGTGCCTGTGGCATGGACACCTCAAACAGATGTGGAGGCAGAAGGCGACCCAGCAAAGCTGCCTGTGGTGCATCCAGCGGAAGCCCGCCCTCCTCCAGCTGGGGGCCATGAACCAGATGTGGAAAAGAACACGTCCTTAGCAGCCTCAGCTGGGGCAGACGTCAGAAAGAGCCAGCTTCTGGCAGAAGGGGATGCTGGGACGGAGTGGGCTGTAGCCATTCTTGAACAGGACCGAGCTCTTGGGGCCGGGGCCCAGAGTGTGTCAGCCAGGGCACAGGTGGGGCAGGACCTTCCCCTTGTCTCAAGAGAGCACCTAGCAGATGTGGCGGTGGACACAGGCGCTCCAGGGGAAGCCACCCAGACACAGAGAGAGGGAACCCAGGCCctcacagagagggagagagaactaAACGTGGACAGGACCATAGACTCTGGAGACAACCGTGACG ATTCTGAAGATCTGGACCTGCAAGCCACCCAGTGCTTTGTGGAGGGAGAGAATCAGAGCCCGGAAG CAGTCCCCAGCATGGAGGATGAGCCCACCCAGGCCTTCCCGTCTACTCTGCCCCAGGAGCCTGGCCCTTCCTGTTGCAGCTTCCAGGCCTCAG GTACCCTGGATGAGCCATGGGAGCTCTTAGCTACACAGCCATTCTGTCCAAGAGAGTCTGAGGCCTCTGAGATCCAGCCCGTTGACACCCACCTGGAGGCCCGTGGCCTTTGCCCCTCTCCACCTAGGGCAGCACTGCCAGAGCAACACCCAGAGAGCCCAGAGCCACTGGGGAGTCAGGGTGGAGGGCGGCAGACTGTGGAGAAAGCCACGGGTACCCCGAGAGAAACAGCAGAGGGGCCGACCCCTGAGAGAGGGCCCCTGGAGAGGGCAACCAAGGAGCCGCCAtcagaaggagagaggggagggatgggagaggaggggtTACCCAGGGGGACACAGGACAGGGAAGAAAAACAGGTGTTAGCTGGAGTTACTCAGAGACAAGAGTCTGACAGAACAGTGAAAAGTACAAGCACTGACGGGGGCCTGGAGAGTTTGCAGGTAGAAATTGAGACACCCAAGGAAATGCAAGAGAATGAGATAGAAAAGCAGACTCTTGCAAGAGACATGctggagagggaagcagagaaacctgtagcagagagagagagtgaggcaGGTGGGCCAGAAGTAAAGGTGCCCGAAGCCGTACAGGACAGAGGCCCACTGAGAGCGGAGGCAGAGGGGACCAGCCAGGACCAGAAAGGCCAGGCCTCCAATCTGACACCAGAGCCTGGAGCGGGGGTGGGGTACCTTCAGGGACTTGCTTCAGCCCCAGCAGCTCCCCGGAGCcaggcaggtggaggaggggaagccCCAGTGAGCCCCAGGAGACAGCAGAGAG GTGACTTGAATTGCAAGATGCCACCTGCTGAGAAGTCTGGG GGTGATCAGGAATCCCCGGAGGCTTGTCTGCCTCCTGAACCGCCTGAAGCGTCAGCCCCACTCCAGAACCCTCTCCCCTCTCAGAGCCCAAAGCATCCTGCACCTCAATCCCGcctgtccccccctccccctcctttagAACAGTCCACTCCCAGGACCAGGCCACCTCAGAGTCAGGAGTCCCCAGAGCCTCCCTTTTCCTCAGAGCTGGACCCTCCCAACCCAGAACCCAAAGTCAGGCCCCAGGGGTCCCCTCCACTTTCTCCTATACCCCTCGAGGCCCACCCTACCTCCCCCACAGACCAGGCCGGCAGCCCTGAGCCCACATCTCGGGCCGCTCGTGGCGGGACACATAGGTCCTTTGAAGTGACCCCCATGTCAGTTGTCCCCACAGCCCTTGAGCTGCAGTCCTCTACCTCCGCAGACCAGCCTGTGGTCCCCAAGCCCACACTTCGGGCTCCTTGGGGCAGGACACATAGGTCCTCCGTCAAGACCCCTGAACCAAATATCCCCACAGCCCCTGAGCTCCAGCCTTCCACCCCCACAGACCAGCCTGTTGCCCCTGAGCCCTTATCTCGGGCCACTCGGGGCCGGACACCTAGGGCCTCTGTCAAGACTTCTGAACCAGTTGTCCCTGCAGCCCCTGAGCCCCAGCCTTCCACCCCCACAGACCAGCCTGTGGTCCCCAAGCCCACACTTCGGGCTCCTCGGGGCAGGACACATAGGTCCTCCGTCAAGACCCCTGAACCAAACATCCCCACAGCCCCTGAGCTCCGACCTTCCACCCCCACAGACCAGCCTGTTGCCCCTGAGCCCTTATCTCGGGCCACTCGGGGCCGGACACCTAGGGCCTCTGTCAAGTCCCCTGAACAAAATGTCCCCACAGCCCCTGAGCACCCACAGCCTTCCACCCCCACAGATCAGCCTGTCACCCCCAAACCCACATCTCGTGCCACTCGGGGCAGGGCACACAGGTCCTCTGTCAAGACCCCCGCAGCCTCTGAGCCCCTGCCTTCTGCCTCCACAGACCAGCCCATCACCCCCAAACCCACATCTCGGGGCAGGGCACATAGGTCTTCTGCCAAGACCCCTGAACTCCAGCCTCCCACCTCCACTGGTCAGCCTGTCACCCCCAGACCCACATCTCAGGCCACTCGGGGCAGGACACATAGGTCCTCTATCAAGACCCCCGAACCAGTTGTCCCTACAGACCCTGAGccccagccctccacccccacagacCAGCCCATCACCCCTGAGCTCACATCTGCAGCCACTCGGGGCAGGACACGTAGGTCCACTGTCAAGACCCCCGAACCAGTTGTCCCTACAGACCCTGAGccccagccctccacccccacagacCAGCCCATCACCCCCAAACCCACGTCTTGGGCCACTCGAGGCCAGGCACATAGGTCCTCTGTCAAGACCCCTGAACCACATGTCCCCACAGACCCTAAGccccagccctccacccccacagacCAGCCTGTCACCCCCAAACCCACATCTCGTGCAACTCGGGGCAGGGCACGTAAGTCCTCTGTCAAGACCCCTGAACCAGTTGTCCCTACAGCCGCTGAGCCCCAGCCTTCTGCCTCCACAGACCAGCCCATCACCCCCAAACCCACATCTCGGGGCAGGGCACATAGGTCTTCTGCCAAGACCCCTGAACTCCAGCCTCCCACCTCCACTGGTCAGCCTGTCACCCCCAGACCCACATCTGGGGCCACCCAGGGCAGGACACACAGGTCTTCTGCCAAGACATCCCAAGCAGTTGAACCCACAGCCCCTGTCCTTGAACCTCCCTCCCCCATAGGCCAGCCTGTCACCCCCAAGGTCATAGCTGAGGGTGGTCAGAACAGGATACTCAGATCTTCTAGAGTAGGTGCTGTGCCAGGTCCTACCCCCCCTGAACTCCAGTGTCCTGTCCCCGCAGAACAGCCTGTTCCCCCTGAGCCCATCCCTCGAGCCAGTTGCAGCAGGAGGCCTCGGGCCACTAGGAAGCGGGAGTCTCTCACAGCTCACGTTGGTCCTGACCCCTGCTCTGCTCCCCCTGAACCTAATTCCCGGTCCTCAAGGACCCAGTCCCTTAGCACCACTCCTGAGCCTACCCTCCCTCAGCTTCCTGAGGCACCGGCTCATGCTCCCCAGATCCCAAAGGTGGAGGCAGCAGGTAGACCTGGCTTCACCCTAGAGCCCCAGCCGAAGGCCACCCAAAAGCGCAAGAGGCCTTTGGCTCCTGCAGATTCACCCCCACTTCCAAAACGGCTCCAAAGAGGGGAAGTGCCCCCGAAGACAGTGATCCTCgaggaagaagaaaatcctaCAGCAAGGCCTGGGAGAGAAGAG GATGCAGTGATTCCAGAACCaggcaagagaaagagagaccagACCGAGGAGGAGCCCCGGGGAGTACCGAGCCGCAGCCTGCGCCGGACCAAACCTGCACAAGAGTCCACGGCCCCCAGA GTGCTCTTCACGGGTGTGGTGGATGCTCGTGGAGAGCGGGCGGTGCTGGCCCTGGGGGGCAGTCTGGCCAGCTCAGTGGCCGAGGCGTCCCATTTGGTGACCGATCGGATCCGCCGGACAGTCAAGTTCCTGTGTGCCCTGGGGCGGGGCATCCCCATCCTCTCCCTGGACTGGCTGCATCAG TCCCGCAAGGCAGGTTGCTTCTTGCCTCCAGATGAGTATGTGGTGACTGATCCTGAGCAGGAGAAGAACTTTGGCTTCAGCCTCCGGGAGGCCCTGAGCCGGGCTCGGGAGAGAAAGCTGCTAGAG GGCTATGAGATTCACGTGACCCCAGGAGTCCAGCCACCGCCCCCTCAGATGGGAGAGATCATCAGCTGCTGTGGGGGCACCGTCCTACCCAGCATGCCCCGCTCCTATAAG CCTCAGAGAGTTGTGATCACGTGCTCCCAGGACTTCCCTCGATGCTCCGTTCCATTTCGGCTTGGGCTGCCTGTCCTCTCACCTGAGTTCCTGCTGACAGGAGTCCTGAAGCAGGAGGCCAAGCCAGAGGCCTTTGTCCTCTCCACTTTGGAAATGGCATCTGCCTGA